Proteins encoded together in one Carya illinoinensis cultivar Pawnee chromosome 3, C.illinoinensisPawnee_v1, whole genome shotgun sequence window:
- the LOC122302979 gene encoding 60S ribosomal protein L37a-1-like, producing MTKRTKKANIVGKYGTQYGASLRKQNKKMEVSQHSKYFYEFCGKFAVKRKAMGIWGCKDCGKVKAGSAYTLNTASAMTVRSTIRKLREQTES from the coding sequence ATGACTAAGAGAACCAAGAAGGCCAATATCGTTGGGAAGTATGGCACTCAATATGGTGCTAGTCTGAGGAAGCAGAATAAGAAGATGGAAGTTAGCCAACATAGCAAATACTTCTACGAATTTTGTGGGAAGTTTGCAGTGAAGAGGAAGGCTATGGGAATCTGGGGTTGCAAGGATTGTGGAAAAGTGAAAGCAGGAAGTGCATACACATTGAATACTGCCAGTGCTATGACGGTTAGGAGCACCATTAGGAAGCTGAGGGAGCAGACTGAGAGCTGA